The genomic DNA CCGTCGTCGGCGATGCCGCCCGCGCTCCGGGCGCCGCTCACCGGGCCGGCGCCGGTATCGGGGCCGTCGGCAGCGGTGTCGGTGCGGGCCTCCGGGGCCCCGGACTCCGAGGCGGGGTCGTCCGCCCCCTCGTCCGCCTCGCCCACCGCCCGGGCAGCCTCGCGGGCGTCGGCGTCGATGATGCCGTCGTCGTCGGGCTCGAGTGCTGGCTCCTGGCCTTCCGCCCCCTGTTCGCTCGGCCAGGTGGCGTTCGGGTCCGGGCTGGCGCCGCTGGGCTCGGGGCTCGAGCCACGTGCCTCCGTTCCCGAGGCCGCCGGGGAGGCGCTTCCGGTCGGCGCCGTGTCCCCGGAGGAGCGCTCGGCGCTGGCCTCCGCGGGTGGTCGTTCGGGTGCCCCAGCCGCAGAATCAGGCTCCGAGCCGTCGTCGTTCGAGACGAAATCACGGACCTTCGTGGCGGCCCGACCGACCGTGTTGGCGGCGGTCGACCCCTCCGGCTCCGGGGGGTCGGCGTCCGGTGGCGTCTCGGGGATCTCCGTGCCCTTCGGGTGGAACTGGAACGTGTTGCCGCCACAGTCCGGGCAGCCGCTCAGCATCTCCTTCGAGCCGTCGTCGAAGACGTGCCCGCACGTGGTACACTGGTGTGGCATCGGTCGTGGCGTGGTGGTCCGTGGTTGTGGTCTCGCGTGGAGTCCGGGTGAGCCGCCGGGCGCCTCAGCGGCGCCGGATGAGCGTCCGGATGAAGTTCTCGTCCTTGTGCAGCGTCTCGATGCGGTTGGCCGGGCCGATGACGGTCAGCTTCGACTCCTCGTTCTTCCCGAGGACGCGGCCCAGGAGCCCGGAGGTGTCACGAGTGCCGCCGGGGTAGGTCTCGATCTCGATACCGGTGAACCCGTTCCCGTCGCCGTCCGGCTGGATCTCGCCCATCGTCACCTCGATGAGCTTCGACTCCTCGTCGGGGTCGAGCCCGCGCTCGAGGATGACGATGTTGCCATCGCGGACGCCATCGAGGATGAGGCGGATCTTCTCCATCGTCCGGAGCCCCTCCATCCGCTCGGCGCTGATCAGGTCGATCTGGACGCCGTCCATGGGGCTGTTCCCGTCGTCACCGGTGGTTAGCTCTGCCATCCTATCACCCGAAGTACTCCGCGATCTTGTCGTAGACCTCGTCCATGTTGTCGCCCTCGAGGGCCGACAGCGGGACGGTCTCGTGCTGGGGGAACGCGTTCCGGATGCGCTGGACGGAGGCGTCCTCCAGGTCGATCTTGTTCGCGAGAATCAGCACCGGGAGGTCCTGACTCTCGATGATGCCGATCAGCATCGTGTTCACCTGCGTGAACGGGTCCGTCGCGGCGTCCAGCACGTAGATGACGCCGTCGACGTCCTCCCGGAGCCAGTGCATCGCCTCGGCGACGCCCTCGGTCGCCTCGCGCGACCGCCGGATGGCGTCGTCCTCCTCGATGTCGTGCTCCAGGAACTCGGTGTAATCGACCTTGGTGGTCACGCCAGGCGTGTCCACGATGTCGATGTTCACCGTGCTGCCGTTCCGTTTGATCTCGACGTTCTCTTTCCGACGCGCCCGGCGCGTCTCGTGCGGTACGTGGCTCTCCGGGCCCACCGCATCGCCCGTCCAATCACGGGCGATGCGGTTCGCCAGGGTGGTCTTCCCCGCGTTGGGGGGACCGTAGATGCCGATCCGCTTCGGCTCGTCGGCCGCGAAGAGCTCCGAAATACTCGATCTGATGCTTGTGAGCAGACCCATCCTATCCTCCCGCACCCAGGCCCGATGGACCGGGGCGCTCTGGCGGTACTGCCGAACCCGAACCACTTAAGTCTGCGTCAGACATACATATACAATCAGATATATTCTAGACGGAGACGGCCGTTTCGAGCCCCGAATCGGCCGTCTGACGCACGTCATCCGGAATATACCTCAGCAAAAATACAATTTCTCGGTCAGTGTAGCGCGGGTTCTCGCCCGGCAGTCAGCCCCCCATCGGGGTCCTGGGCGACTCGATCGGATGCGACCTGCTGGAGTTCCCTGGGCAGCGAGACGTGGACAGCGAGACGTGGACAGCGAGACGTGGACAGCGAGAAGCGATACGGGCGGGATGCCAGCGAAGATATCGAGTCGGGGGACATCGAGCCTTGGAGACGAGAGATGGGAGACGGAAAGTGGGGTCGGAGTTGACGAAGCCGGACCCCCCCACCCCTTCGTTTCGGGTGGAACCGAAATCGGGTGGGGAGAGGTGGCTCGTAGCGGAGGTCTACGGCAACCATATAGGACTCTGAGAGAACTCTAGAAGTCTTCTCGCTAGTCTAGAGCGGTTCTGTCTGGACTCCGTCCATCCAAACCGCTTTCTGCTAGTTCTACGGGTATCGTTATGGTATCTTTGATATAAAACTTGCTAGTTCTAACAACCCCGCCGGGGGACCCCACCGCCTGATGCTGTTCCACCCGAAACGAAGGGGTGGGGGGGTCCCACTCCCGACCACCCCGACTCCTCCAACCCAGCTTCTCAGGCCCCGTCCCGCTCACCGCCATCCCCAGCCCACGACACCTCCACAGCTGACCGCCACCCCCTCCCCCAACCCGTCGGACCAGCGACCCCCTACCGAGTACCCGCCATCTCGCCAACTGCCATTCCGCCAACCGCCATCTCGCCAACTGCCATTCCGCCAACCACCATCCCGCCAACCGCCATCCCGCCAGATGCTAACTCGACAACCACCAACACGCAAACTACCAGCTCCGGTAGAGTCCCCCTACCACGAACCCCCCGCGACACCCCTCCGTGCTCGACACCTGTTGCCAGCGTGGTACGGACCGGACGTGTCTCCCATCGCTCTGCCCCCATCATCACCACAACGCTTAAGATGTTCACAACCACCCGTTCTTCTGCATCAACTGGAACCCCGACTTGTCTCATCTTGGGGGATTCGGGCCGCTCACCGCGTCTAACGGCCCGAGTGTGTGCTCGCGCGGCGGACTTCCACCTGAAACTGGGGGGAACTACACCACGCCGACGCGGACTGCCGACGCGGATCGAAAGGACACCAGTATGACCGACACAGATGGACACGACGAACACACGGCAGAGGAGCGGACCGAGGACCAACCGGGTAGTGTGATCGAGGCCGACTCGGTCGCCGACGGCGCGGCCGACAACAACGCGGCCGACAACAGCGGTGGGGTCGAGGAGGCCGGGACGGGTGACGAGGGCAGTCCCGTGGTGACCGACCATCCGGAGGCGGAAGCCCCCGATGGGACGGAATCCGAGGGGCCAGTATCCGACGGGACGGTATCGGACACGGAGCTGTCGGACGCCGGGACCGTCACCGAGGAGCCATCGGACGCGGTCGATGGGGCGCTCGACGGGTCCGTCGGCGCACCCGACGACCTCTCCGCACCGGACGGCGCCTCCGTGCGTGGCGGCACGCGCTCGGGAACGGCCTCGGACACGGACGGCGCCGTTTCCGACGGGGCTGCCGGCGCGAGTGCGGACGACACGCTCGGAGAGGTCGACCTCGACCTCGACGAGATCGTCCTCGACGACGAAGGTGAGGACCCGGACGAGGCCTCGCGAGGCCTGTTCGACGACCTCCTCTCGGGCGAGCCCATCTTCGAGAACAAGGAGGTCCTCCGGCCCTCCTACACGCCCCATCGGCTCCCGCACCGCGAGGAACAGATCAACAACATGGCGACCATCCTCGTCACCGCGCTCCGGGGGGACACGCCCTCGAACATCCTCATCTACGGGAAGACCGGGACCGGAAAGACCGCGAGCGCGAAGTTCGTCAGCGAGGAACTGGAGTCCACCAGCCAGAAGTACGAGGTCCCCTGCGAGGTCGAGTACATCAACTGCGAGGTCACCGACACGCAGTACCGGGTCCTCGCCCAGCTCGCGAACAAGTTCATCGAGAAGAACGAGCAGGTCGTCGAGGAGAAACTGGCGGACCTCCGCGACGTGGCCGACCGCCTCGAGGAGGAACCCGCGGCCGACGCGCTCGCGGGGACGGAGTTCGCCACCTGCGAGGCGCTCGAGGCCCGCATCGAGGAACTCGAGGCCGACCTCGAGGAGTTCGAACCGGTCCCCATGACGGGGTGGCCGACCGACCGCGTCTACTCGGCCTTCTTCGACGCCGTCGACTACCACGAGCGCGTGGTCGTCATCATGCTAGACGAGATCGACAAGCTCGTCGAGAAGTCCGGCGACGACACGCTCTACAACCTCTCGCGGATGAACTCCGAACTCGAGAACTCCCGCATCTCCATCATGGGCATCTCGAACGACCTGAAGTTCACCGACTTCCTCGACCCGCGGGTCAAGTCGAGCCTCGGGGAGGAGGAGATCGTCTTCCCGCCGTACGACGCCACCCAGCTCCGCGATATCCTCCAGCAGCGCGCGGACGTCGCGTTCAAACCGGAATCCCTCACCGAGGACGTCATCCCCCTCTGTGCCGCCTTCGCCGCCCAGGAGCACGGGGACGCGCGACGTGCCCTCGACCTCCTGCGGACGGCGGGTGAACTCGCC from Haloglomus litoreum includes the following:
- a CDS encoding Cdc6/Cdc18 family protein, giving the protein MTDTDGHDEHTAEERTEDQPGSVIEADSVADGAADNNAADNSGGVEEAGTGDEGSPVVTDHPEAEAPDGTESEGPVSDGTVSDTELSDAGTVTEEPSDAVDGALDGSVGAPDDLSAPDGASVRGGTRSGTASDTDGAVSDGAAGASADDTLGEVDLDLDEIVLDDEGEDPDEASRGLFDDLLSGEPIFENKEVLRPSYTPHRLPHREEQINNMATILVTALRGDTPSNILIYGKTGTGKTASAKFVSEELESTSQKYEVPCEVEYINCEVTDTQYRVLAQLANKFIEKNEQVVEEKLADLRDVADRLEEEPAADALAGTEFATCEALEARIEELEADLEEFEPVPMTGWPTDRVYSAFFDAVDYHERVVVIMLDEIDKLVEKSGDDTLYNLSRMNSELENSRISIMGISNDLKFTDFLDPRVKSSLGEEEIVFPPYDATQLRDILQQRADVAFKPESLTEDVIPLCAAFAAQEHGDARRALDLLRTAGELAERDRTEMVNEEHVRQAQEKIELDRVVEVVRTLPTQSKLVLYATTLLEKNGVHNINTGEVFNIYKRLCQEIDADVLTQRRVTDLISELDMLGIVNAVVVSKGRYGRTKEISLSVPIEETEAVLLSDSRIGEVEDAQPLVQTRFDN
- a CDS encoding Era-like GTP-binding protein, which translates into the protein MGLLTSIRSSISELFAADEPKRIGIYGPPNAGKTTLANRIARDWTGDAVGPESHVPHETRRARRKENVEIKRNGSTVNIDIVDTPGVTTKVDYTEFLEHDIEEDDAIRRSREATEGVAEAMHWLREDVDGVIYVLDAATDPFTQVNTMLIGIIESQDLPVLILANKIDLEDASVQRIRNAFPQHETVPLSALEGDNMDEVYDKIAEYFG
- a CDS encoding DUF2073 domain-containing protein: MAELTTGDDGNSPMDGVQIDLISAERMEGLRTMEKIRLILDGVRDGNIVILERGLDPDEESKLIEVTMGEIQPDGDGNGFTGIEIETYPGGTRDTSGLLGRVLGKNEESKLTVIGPANRIETLHKDENFIRTLIRRR
- a CDS encoding Zn-ribbon domain-containing protein yields the protein MPHQCTTCGHVFDDGSKEMLSGCPDCGGNTFQFHPKGTEIPETPPDADPPEPEGSTAANTVGRAATKVRDFVSNDDGSEPDSAAGAPERPPAEASAERSSGDTAPTGSASPAASGTEARGSSPEPSGASPDPNATWPSEQGAEGQEPALEPDDDGIIDADAREAARAVGEADEGADDPASESGAPEARTDTAADGPDTGAGPVSGARSAGGIADDGPSDGRVVSEPDGDQPDISELREQLNDQFESIKILEPGQYELNLMELYDREEYIIALQENGRYVIQVPEQWLGDQPGDA